One window of the Longimicrobiaceae bacterium genome contains the following:
- the bcp gene encoding thioredoxin-dependent thiol peroxidase — MDPLQNQMAPDFTLTAHDGSKVTLSDLRGQRVILYFYPRADTPGCTAQACEFRDLQPQIRERGAVILGVSPDSVKDVRAFHDKYSLPFTLLADEDHRVAEAYGVWKKKQMFGNEFMGVERSTFLIGEDGRIEQVYRGVKPEGHAQELLDVLKG, encoded by the coding sequence GTGGACCCCTTGCAGAACCAGATGGCGCCCGACTTCACGCTGACCGCCCACGACGGGTCCAAGGTGACCCTGTCCGACCTGCGCGGTCAGCGCGTGATACTCTACTTCTATCCTCGCGCGGACACGCCGGGCTGCACCGCGCAGGCGTGCGAATTCCGTGACCTGCAGCCGCAGATTCGCGAGCGGGGTGCGGTGATCCTCGGGGTGAGTCCCGATAGCGTCAAGGACGTTCGAGCCTTCCACGACAAGTACTCGCTGCCCTTCACCCTGCTGGCGGACGAGGACCACCGCGTCGCCGAGGCCTACGGCGTATGGAAGAAGAAGCAGATGTTTGGCAACGAGTTCATGGGCGTGGAGCGCTCCACCTTCCTGATCGGGGAGGACGGGAGGATCGAGCAGGTGTACCGCGGCGTCAAACCCGAGGGCCACGCCCAGGAGCTCCTCGACGTGCTGAAAGGCTGA